Proteins encoded in a region of the Trypanosoma brucei gambiense DAL972 chromosome 11, complete sequence genome:
- a CDS encoding serine/threonine protein phosphatase PP1-gamma produces the protein MSVDVDAIIDKLLEVRLSKPGKQVSLSENDVKNLVMRSREILLSQPALLELEAPIKICGDIHGQYYDLIRLFDNGGFPPSANYLFLGDYVDRGKQGLETICLVLAFKVKFPENFFILRGNHECASINRIYGFFDECKRRYNIRLWKVFTDTFNCLPVACIIDDKIFCCHGGLSPDLQSMEQIKKIERPCDVADTGLICDLLWSDPEEGLSGWGENDRGVSYTFGQDIVAKFLSRHDFDLIVRAHQVVEDGYQFFATRQLITIFSAPNYCNEFDNSGAVMSVDADLLCSFQILKPSVKKPKYFQ, from the coding sequence ATGTCTGTAGATGTCGATGCCATTATCGACAAGCTTCTCGAAGTTCGTCTGTCAAAACCAGGAAAGCAGGTGAGCCTGTCTGAAAACGATGTTAAAAACCTTGTCATGCGAAGTCGTGAGATCCTTCTTTCACAACCAGCATTGCTCGAACTTGAAGCCCCTATTAAAATATGTGGGGACATCCACGGGCAGTACTACGATTTGATTCGTCTATTTGACAACGGTGGTTTTCCACCTTCCGCCAACTATCTTTTCCTCGGGGATTACGTAGACCGTGGCAAGCAGGGACTGGAGACGATTTGTCTTGTCCTCGCGTTTAAGGTGAAGTTCCCCGAGaacttttttatattacgTGGTAATCACGAATGCGCCAGCATCAACCGCATCTATGGTTTTTTTGACGAATGCAAGAGGCGCTACAACATTCGGCTGTGGAAGGTGTTCACCGACACTTTCAACTGCCTTCCCGTTGCGTGCATTATTGACGATAAGATTTTCTGCTGTCACGGCGGGCTTTCCCCTGACCTGCAGTCAATGgagcaaattaaaaagatTGAACGCCCATGCGACGTTGCTGACACGGGACTCATATGCGATTTACTCTGGTCGGATCCGGAGGAGGGTCTCTCAGGCTGGGGCGAGAACGATCGTGGTGTGTCCTACACGTTTGGCCAAGATATCGTAGCGAAGTTTCTTAGCAGGCACGACTTTGATTTGATCGTGCGTGCGCATCAGGTAGTGGAAGATGGCTATCAGTTTTTCGCTACGCGGCAGCTGATAACAATATTCTCGGCGCCCAACTATTGCAACGAGTTTGACAACAGCGGTGCAGTAATGTCTGTAGATGCGGACCTTCTGTGCTCCTTCCAAATCCTCAAGCCATCCGTAAAGAAGCCCAAGTACTTTCAGTAG
- a CDS encoding protein transport protein Sec13, putative produces MSNVAFDSGHSANITDAAVDTSGKLVASSGEDGTIRIFAVQSAPHDEGSENVDSDWKLLTVLAGHTGSVVCVAWAPPQHYISALLSCGEDGQVILWSDVGNDSREWTKVYTAALPSPIWCAAWAPPAYGKMFAVGCKNGAVVIFTGELQRWERSEFSAHRSGCFCLSWGPSMPPGALFTLPLEEDPQALRSQQQQPGLPIAPPRITTCGGERVVTVWTRTADGWQPLELPVGVEASWREVAWAPGLGTPYTYIAAGSEEGFVAVWSHDGTPAGEWVRVLLCQQEDSITKLSWSPVGTFLLVSCANGTASMWQESAGGQEWERSCKLP; encoded by the coding sequence ATGTCTAATGTTGCTTTTGACTCGGGGCACTCTGCCAACATTACTGATGCTGCGGTAGATACGTCGGGAAAGTTGGTGGCATCCTCTGGAGAGGATGGAACCATTCGCATTTTTGCCGTTCAGTCCGCCCCCCATGACGAAGGGAGCGAGAACGTTGACAGTGACTGGAAACTACTTACTGTTCTCGCTGGTCATACGGGAAGTGTGGTGTGCGTGGCATGGGCGCCTCCGCAGCACTACATCTCAGCCCTTCTTTCTTGTGGGGAGGATGGCCAGGTGATTTTGTGGAGTGATGTTGGGAACGACTCGCGGGAATGGACAAAAGTATACACGGCCGCACTCCCATCGCCCATATGGTGCGCTGCTTGGGCCCCGCCAGCTTACGGTAAGATGTTCGCTGTTGGATGCAAAAATGGAGCTGTTGTTATCTTTACTGGTGAACTGCAACGATGGGAACGCAGTGAGTTTAGTGCCCATCGCAGTGGTTGTTTTTGCCTTTCGTGGGGCCCGTCCATGCCACCAGGGGCGTTGTTTACATTGCCTCTGGAGGAAGACCCGCAAGCACTGCGatcacaacagcaacaaccggGCCTGCCGATCGCTCCACCGCGTATTACAACGTGCGGAGGGGAGCGCGTCGTGACGGTGTGGACTCGAACTGCGGATGGCTGGCAGCCATTGGAGTTGCCCGTAGGGGTTGAGGCATCATGGAGAGAAGTAGCGTGGGCACCCGGGCTTGGGACTCCTTATACGTACATCGCTGCTGGTTCTGAAGAGGGTTTCGTGGCGGTGTGGTCGCATGACGGCACACCTGCGGGAGAGTGGGTCCGCGTGTTATTATGTCAGCAAGAGGATAGTATAACGAAACTTTCTTGGTCGCCTGTGGGCACCTTTTTGCTAGTGTCTTGTGCGAACGGAACCGCAAGCATGTGGCAGGAGTCAGCAGGGGGACAGGAGTGGGAACGTTCGTGTAAGCTACCTTAA
- a CDS encoding ER lumen retaining receptor protein, putative encodes MMYIRTFGDMLHLLAIFILLGKMLRGRSAAGLSLKTQFLFALVFTTRYLDLFLSFISVYNTMMKIFFLATSWHICYLMRCKSPWKTTYDHENDTSASVTLIIPSFVLALLFNGHQHGMWVMDVLWAFSQYLESVAILPQIFLLEYTERYEALTSHYLAAMGAYRLFYLIHWIARYFVHGSVNAVSVCAGVLQTVLYVDFFYHYISQVVWRAKQRYDLAR; translated from the exons ATGATGTACATTCGTACCTTCGGTGACATGCTTCACCTCCTGGCCATTTTTATTCTACTAGGAAAGATGCTGCGGGGGCGTTCTGCTGCGGGTCTTTCTCTTAAAacgcaatttctttttgctcttgTCTTCACGACGCGGTACCTTGACCTGTTTTTGTCCTTTATTTCTGTGTACAACACCATGATGAAGATATTTTTTCTCGCAACCTCGTGGCATATTTGTTACCTAATGCGTTGTAAAAGCCCGTGGAAGACAACCTATGACCACGAGAACGACACTTCCGCATCCGTTACC CTGATCATTCCCTCGTTTGTTCTCGCCCTCCTTTTCAACGGTCACCAGCATGGCATGTGGGTGATGGACGTGTTATGGGCATTTTCGCAGTACCTGGAGTCTGTGGCTATTCTACCACAAATCTTCTTACTGGAATATACAGAACGCTACGAAGCACTCACATCGCATTACCTCGCCGCCATGGGTGCCTACCGCCTCTTTTACCTTATACATTGGATTGCTCGCTATTTCGTGCACGGAAGCGTTAATGCTGTCTCTGTGTGCGCTGGCGTGCTTCAGACAGTGTTGTACGTTGACTTCTTTTACCACTACATCAGCCAGGTTGTGTGGCGCGCTAAGCAGCGATATGATTTGGCGCGATGA
- a CDS encoding protein kinase, putative produces MNNYHIYDEIGKGRHSRVYKGRQRKSIEYYAISSIEKSQRQHVLTNVKFLRSSNHPRIIKFHNWYETNNHLWVITELCTGGDMRQVLHPESRLSEAAVRLYGGDIAEGLMYIHSRGVVYRDLKPSNVLMDSTMAMRFYDFGLSCNFPVNRGGGTIGTAMYMAPELFTKEGVPSIASDLWSFGCVLLEMRTGKPPFDADNLEELITQILTEPYHPHEELSDELNELLGKLLVKNPLERATWEDVVLSPFWQGRLHMPAAPHPPQPAFESLKQKRLASDGGKGDFVMTLEEAKKAVEWTVEVAKRNFILTQPDSDGSALICLGVYDRIDTRDLTGEGGGVHDPTSGSLIGDGNSCASPSSCVARVGCDSNAGRQGDGAAQREGDHNREMVSDIGTAVGGNAAKNSNVKQLAGGGKFSTALIDSLLSHVSDAHVRPLVMNNHIERFVEQKYDAKALGFEPLTKSQLKAYDEEQKARFVTKVYQRLSSSSLSCEDKLNVLCYFESICSESSTANFVVSSSIMTLCLNMAGHRKASSSFRATAASIMGILVRHATFIHPDLAKVNILASIVKMYAEEESSRVRRKLVACYGEFLIYIAVQQERERAVWGVDVPATFNLYRSLLNDPDDVQKHYAIKTIENLASVGNRQIALDAFVNAETISLLLSIYALPPTPTCGEYMRAAAACTALKLAMLREELIPAVLESPYLKLEAYGGVLAAPSPKLAQALLTFVNMTLVKGMVGLRHANITKLGKPDATSPFASSRLTGDKAKGVLTALSGVAEAVVRGLRNGSEHATTAMKGKTLVLFILLGCMDEQLLVRFFTSSRCVAYVDGIAKDKDSYVQRCTQGFAVYLSYFFGSQLEGLTHGAPSFMMNNVPSALCNLLGTRHLSSMLQLNDKVFSSIGKCLVMVSSSSRYAAAGTNLHELVELLAQNRELVLRHRLVISSDIFPPYLSMLAESESERRFLSLRILRALIVPFGSESSRQNEEAQKEGAMLDRVMQVVAGMLGDLLKEVEPIPVHGIGLLATCGERRPKTLANLATVELIGELVRYMMRSRQSGVSSPLQLVMLALQTERGGVLMDYLAEQNFPAEVLLNILVMAVEKDVDNLLEPCCELFEHFLKQAVANPNAAALRQSVMSVAPRALETLWLPLCTSPVGTTAKSAAACVLYFTQLSPEVGQELLSDGNVQYIREVLDKCRSPGAVVCVIRTLRLILERGTKHDAQKLMPWLLGSLEAAEQDQKCGGIVALEIRGIKELLRP; encoded by the coding sequence ATGAACAATTATCATATTTACGACGAAATTGGAAAGGGCCGCCACAGTCGTGTCTATAAGGGGCGACAGAGAAAGTCGATAGAGTACTATGCGATATCGTCCATAGAGAAATCGCAGCGGCAGCATGTGCTCACAAACGTAAAATTCCTTCGGTCCTCAAATCACCCCCGTATCATCAAGTTTCACAACTGGTACGAAACAAACAATCACCTGTGGGTTATTACCGAACTTTGCACAGGGGGAGACATGCGGCAGGTGTTACATCCAGAAAGTCGCCTGTCAGAGGCAGCTGTCCGCTTGTATGGTGGGGACATTGCGGAGGGTCTCATGTACATCCACTCACGTGGAGTTGTGTACCGTGATTTAAAGCCGTCTAATGTCCTTATGGACTCCACCATGGCAATGCGGTTCTATGATTTCGGACTTTCGTGTAACTTTCCCGTAAACCGTGGAGGTGGCACGATAGGGACTGCGATGTACATGGCCCCGGAACTCTTCACGAAGGAGGGCGTGCCGTCCATTGCATCCGACTTGTGGTCTTTTGGATGCGTGCTGCTGGAGATGAGAACTGGAAAACCCCCGTTTGATGCCGATAACTTGGAAGAACTAATTACACAAATTCTCACGGAACCATATCATCCCCACGAAGAGCTTTCTGATGAGCTGAATGAGCTACTCGGGAAGTTGCTAGTGAAGAACCCTCTAGAACGGGCAACGTGGGAAGATGTTGTATTGAGCCCTTTTTGGCAGGGTCGACTGCATATGCCTGCCGCCCCTCACCCACCCCAACCTGCTTTTGAGAGTTTAAAACAGAAACGGCTCGCTTCTGATGGGGGAAAGGGTGACTTTGTGATGACACTAGAGGAAGCCAAGAAGGCGGTAGAATGGACTGTAGAGGTTGCGAAGCGCAACTTTATTCTCACGCAACCCGACTCTGATGGATCCGCGCTGATATGTCTGGGTGTGTACGATCGCATTGACACAAGAGACCTCACTGGAGAAGGTGGGGGTGTTCACGACCCTACGTCAGGTTCACTGATAGGGGATGGAAATTCGTGTGCCTCCCCCTCGTCTTGTGTAGCCCGGGTGGGCTGTGACAGCAACGCGGGGCGGCAAGGTGACGGCGCAGCACAACGGGAAGGCGATCACAACAGGGAGATGGTGAGCGATATTGGTACAGCCGTTGGTGGTAACGCCGCAAAAAATAGCAACGTGAAACAGTTGGCAGGCGGAGGTAAATTCAGTACTGCTCTTATCGATAGCCTGTTGAGCCATGTATCAGACGCGCACGTTAGGCCGCTGGTTATGAATAATCACATCGAGCGGTTTGTTGAACAAAAGTATGATGCCAAAGCTCTAGGCTTCGAGCCGCTGACGAAGAGTCAGTTGAAAGCTTACGATGAAGAACAAAAGGCTCGCTTTGTGACGAAAGTGTACCAGAGACTATCGTCATCCTCTTTGTCTTGCGAAGACAAGCTGAACGTACTCTGTTACTTTGAATCTATATGCTCGGAAAGTTCTACCGCCAATTTTGTTGTGAGCAGCTCGATCATGACGTTGTGTCTCAATATGGCCGGCCATCGCAAAGCTTCTTCTAGCTTCCGTGCCACGGCAGCGTCCATCATGGGCATTCTTGTCCGGCATGCCACATTTATACACCCGGATCTCGCCAAGGTTAATATCCTTGCTTCAATAGTGAAAATGTACGCTGAGGAGGAGAGTTCTCGAGTACGGCGTAAGTTGGTTGCATGCTACGGCGAGTTTCTCATCTATATAGCAGTGCAGCAAGAGCGGGAACGTGCCGTGTGGGGCGTTGACGTTCCCGCCACCTTCAATCTATACAGGAGCCTTTTGAACGACCCGGACGATGTGCAGAAGCACTACGCCATCAAAACCATCGAAAATCTGGCATCTGTGGGTAACCGCCAAATCGCACTTGACGCCTTCGTGAATGCGGAAACGATTTCCCTGTTGCTCTCTATATACGCGTTACCTCCAACGCCAACTTGTGGTGAATATATGCGAGCTGCCGCAGCGTGCACGGCTCTGAAACTTGCGATGCTCCGGGAGGAACTCATACCTGCTGTGCTGGAGTCCCCATACCTAAAGCTTGAAGCGTATGGTGGTGTACTTGCTGCACCTAGTCCAAAATTGGCACAAGCGTTGTTGACGTTTGTAAACATGACGTTAGTTAAGGGGATGGTGGGGTTACGGCACGCAAACATTACAAAGCTTGGGAAACCAGATGCAACAAGCCCTTTCGCCTCTTCGCGGCTTACGGGAGACAAGGCGAAGGGGGTGCTGACCGCACTTAGTGGGGTCGCTGAGGCAGTTGTGCGCGGGCTTCGTAACGGCAGTGAACACGCTACAACAGCGATGAAGGGAAAaacgttggtgttgtttattCTCTTAGGATGCATGGACGAGCAGCTACTGGTAAGGTTCTTCACTTCATCCCGGTGTGTTGCGTACGTCGATGGTATAGCGAAGGACAAGGACAGCTACGTGCAACGTTGCACACAGGGCTTTGCTGTGTACCTGAGTTATTTCTTCGGTTCACAGTTGGAAGGATTGACTCACGGGGCACCGTCCTTCATGATGAACAACGTCCCCAGTGCTCTGTGTAACCTATTAGGTACTAGGCACTTGTCCTCTATGTTGCAGCTAAATGATAAAGTCTTTTCCAGTATTGGGAAGTGTCTTGTGATGGTGTCCTCGTCGTCACGCtatgctgctgctggaacGAATCTCCATGAATTGGTAGAGCTACTAGCGCAGAATCGCGAGTTAGTGTTGCGCCACCGTCTTGTTATTTCGAGTGATATTTTTCCACCATATTTGAGCATGCTGGCCGAATCTGAGAGTGAGCGCCGTTTCCTATCGTTGCGAATCCTTAGAGCGTTGATTGTCCCTTTTGGCTCAGAGTCATCTCGTCAGAATGAGGAAGCACAGAAAGAGGGTGCGATGTTGGACCGTGTGATGCAGGTGGTAGCTGGTATGCTGGGTGATTTGCTGAAGGAGGTTGAGCCCATCCCTGTTCATGGTATCGGATTGTTGGCAACGTGCGGCGAGAGGCGACCCAAGACGCTTGCCAACCTTGCGACTGTGGAGCTCATAGGCGAACTGGTTCGGTACATGATGCGATCGAGGCAGAGCGGTGTTTCCAGTCCACTACAACTGGTCATGCTAGCACTACAGACGGAGCGCGGTGGCGTTCTGATGGATTACCTTGCAGAGCAGAACTTTCCTGCGGAGGTGCTGCTGAACATTTTGGTGATGGCTGTGGAGAAGGATGTGGATAATCTGCTGGAACCGTGCTGTGAACTCTTTGAACATTTCCTAAAGCAGGCGGTAGCTAATCCCAACGCTGCTGCATTACGCCAGTCAGTTATGTCCGTCGCACCACGGGCCCTGGAGACGCTGTGGCTCCCTCTGTGCACTTCTCCTGTTGGTACCACTGCAAAGAGTGCCGCGGCGTGTGTGTTGTATTTTACGCAGCTTTCTCCAGAAGTGGGGCAGGAATTGCTCTCTGATGGTAACGTCCAATACATACGTGAGGTTTTGGACAAGTGTCGAAGTCCTGGAGCGGTTGTGTGTGTTATACGTACCCTACGTCTCATTCTTGAACGAGGTACGAAGCACGACGCGCAAAAGCTCATGCCCTGGCTGCTTGGCTCACTGGAGGCTGCTGAGCAAGACCAAAAATGCGGTGGCATTGTTGCTTTGGAAATTAGGGGTATTAAAGAACTTTTACGTCCGTAG